The sequence GACAGACAAGCTCCGCCCTCCTGTTTGAAATGTGGAGTTGGAGCTCAGAGAGCCGTTCCTAATATGGTAATAGCTTTCAAGATCGTAGAGTGGCATAGAGATGTTCAACACAACATCTTGCTAAAGCAGAACGGTGGGGAATATTCTCCGTTCAGTATCCAATTTTTTGATTAGTTCAAATTACTAGTAAACCGCGTTTTGTAATAAGCTGAGAGGGCATCGCTACTAACAATAAACTGATATAAATTGGTCTGTCATTTCAGTTTGTGTGCTTGTTCCAGTAAATATGCACTGGTTTTCCGTCTTTTTGAATAATGTCTGCGCTCAACCTTGACTTTACAGGCTGAagtgtgtaaaatgatgaatTTGTATAGCTATAACTATGCACAGTAATTTGCATAAGcgtaaatgtttaaaaaattgGGGTCGAAATGTTAATCATCTTCTATACACTGCAAcatctttgttgtgttttgtcacacaGATCTAGTTTTGACTGGTTTTATCTAGTCCCGTGAGCATGCGCACTCGGTGTAAACAGGAAGAACCGACCGAAAAACCAGGACAAATCTACTAGAACTGGAAGATAAGGATCGGCCAAAAACTAATGAATGTCTTGTTTCTGTTTACCTGCTAACCAACGGGAACGATGTGCCATATTACCTGATACTAATCGCAATTACGTGTCGTCGGATAAGTGAGGAAATTATCGACAAGCTTGGATAGACTAGCTAACGTCGTAAGCTACTCAGACGTATTGACGCGATTTAATTCTCGGTTTTTGCCAGGCGAAATGGCCCTCTAACTTCCTGGTTCCTTCGTGGGAGAAGTACATTTTTCTAAATCTTTCGGTCTTCCGATTACTCTATATTTGGTCGCTTTGCTCTGAGGATATTTAAAGCAATGGTTCAAAAGGAAAAGACGCTAGAGACGTCTCAAGTTGAGGGCGAGCCGAGCCCCAGCCCAGTCTCCGGAGAGGCTTGTGCCGAGGCCCCCGGCCCGGTGGAGGAGCCCAGCATTGGAGTCGAACCAACAGGCCATAGAAAATTCATTAGCGGAGTCGTTGAAGGTAATATACAGAGTCAACATATGGTACATTGGTGATTTGTACGCAGTCGATGAATAATGAAACGCAGAGTACTGCTGCAGCAGACATATTTGCTGGGGGGGGTGAGGGCTAATGTTGACACTTGTCAAAACGTCACCGAGACGTAAATGTGTAGTTGGTTAACATTTAATGATGGGACAGTCAGAAACGGGTCGTGAATTATTTATAACGGCCAAGTGGTTGTCATAGTGATATAACTGTTCACTACAGGCAAATCAATTTGAAGATTTACGCACATTGTACGTTGGCATTCATGAAGAGGCACATATATACAATGGTTGGGTATCCCAAGCACGTACAGCCCCAGCCCATACCTTGGGGGCGATTGTAATGATAAAAGCAGCTGAACATACACAGGGAATTTCGCTGGTTTGTCAGCACCGCAGGCTGTGTTGTAACAGAGTTTATTGCTTGACGCAGGTTTTTATGGTCGGCCATGGACAATGGAACAAAGGAAAGAGTTGTTCAGAAGGTAAGaagatatttttgtgttgtgtctTACCAGTGGTATTAACTAAATGACATTCAGTGCATCATAGTTTGGTGCAGATTTGAGTGTTTTTGCTTCATTGTGTTCCACAGGCAGCAGAAATGGGGACTGAATACATACCTTTATGCACCCAAAGATGACTACAAACACAGAATGTTCTGGAGGGAGTTGTACTCCGTTGAAGAAGCAGGTGAAATTTTAAATGTCCTCTTTATAACAGAGTTTCTGTCTTCTGTGTTGCAGTGATGAGATTAATGTCTAGTCATCTAAATGAAAAAGCAACTTGACCACTCAATTTACAACATGATTGAAATATTTGTGATCGTTAATCACAGCTGCAAATGAATGCACTCCAATGACCAGTTGATCTTCCTACCTGTCCTAGAGCAACTCATGACTCTTATCAGTGCTGCTAAGGAGCATGGGATAGAGTTCATCTATGCCATCTCCCCAGGCTTGGACATCACCTTCTCCAATCAGAAAGAGGTTTCTACACTCAAGAGGAAACTTGATCAGGCATGGCTATATTTTGTGCTGCAGTactataaaatgtatattaatATATAACCCATGTCAAGAAGATCCCCATGCATCATACAACCATTGTCATTCTATAATTTCTCTTTCCTTGATTTCATCCTCACCCTCTTCTCTCATCCTCAGGTCTCTCACTTTGGCTGCAAGTCCTTTGCCTTATTATTTGATGATATTGACCACAACATGTGCCCTGCTGACAAAGAGGTGTTCAGCTCATTTGCACACGCTCAGGTGTCCATCACCAATGAGATCTTCCAGTACCTGGGAGAGCCAGAAACCTTCCTCTTCTGTCCCACAGGTAAATCAGTCCCTGAAGCCATCCCACTTTTTACCAAGTTGCCATAAAGCTCACTCATATGCACATAGgatacctttatttatgtatgtatgtatttatgtattaatCTTCCTGAAACACAGAGTACTGTGGAACATTCTGCTACCCAAGTGTCTCTCAGTCCCCCTACCTCCACACTGTAGGAGAAAAGCTGCTACCTGGCATTGAGGTGCTATGGACAGGTTAGCGTAACACAGTCTACTGGCAACTAGCCAACACCATTACAACTGCTTactgaacaaaatcaaaacaacgTGAATGACTCAAATTTGTTTGATGGCTCTCTAAAaactattttctttctttaggtCCCAAGGTAGTGTCCAAAGATATCACAGTAGAGTCTATTGAGGAGGTGTCCAAAATCCTGAGAAGAGCCCCTGTCATCTGGGACAACATTCATGCCAATGATTACGACCAGAAGAGGCTTTTCTTGGGTCCATACAAAGGCCGCTCCACAGAGCTCATCCCTAGATTGAAAGGAGTCCTCACTAACCCTAATTGTGAGTTTGAGTCCAACTTTGTGGCCATCCACACCCTGGCTACCTGGTACAAGTCCAATATGAACGGGGTGCGCAAGGATGTGGTCATGAGTAAGTATGAAAGTACAATTTTCAAACCTgtaaatttaatattttgtgtggaTACAGGATGATCTCTGATTTTTTGCTCAAACAGTATGTGGTTGTTCTCTGTCATCTGGCATACTATTGTAACACAGTCTATCAAAACTGTGACCTCTGTCTCTTTGCCCCTCTCCCAGCGGACGGTGAGGACAGCACAGTGTCCATCCAGATCAAGTTAGAGAATGAGGGCAGTGATGAAGAACTTGAGACAGACATGCTGTACAGTCCTCAGCTTGCCCTTAAACTTGCCCTCACAGAGTGGCTAGGGGAATTCGGTGTACCTCATCAATACAACAGTAAGAGTTGTCCCTTCATTATCTTACATACTGCCTGTTATTGTGTGTAAAATCTATCCTCATGACTTCCCttgtgtaatatctacaaacaGGGTCATAATGTTTCATGGATAGCCTAGaatgatatttttatgttgGGTAAATAAACATGATATGACCAGGCTCTGCTCTTTCTTTCAGGCCGACAGGTGCCTCACAGCGGTGCCAAAAACTCAGCCATAGACGTGACAACCTTGGgtgccccctctctctgctcatcAACCACAGTCACCACAGTGTTCCAGCAGCCCATCATGTCTCCAGCTTTGCCGTCACTTTGCCCAGATCCACATTCCCACCCCATGGCCAAAAGacagcaggaagtggaggaggtgaTTGGTCATTTGTCATATTACAAGTATCACAGATAGAAATGTAGAAAgtatcatttttgcatcaacTTTTGGTAAGTCAGACAAGTGTCAGACACTCCTTTGTATGTGATATCAAACTTATTATGGTTatggtgtgaaaaaaatatgctacaaataaaattaaccaTGAATATTCACACCTTGCTGTGAATTTTCACTGAATCCCTACAGTCCTCTTCTCATGTTCATAAATCACATGTAGGCTGCTTTCCCCTACGTGGGAATGTACAATATCTGGACTTTTTCCCAAATGTTTAGGAGAAGAGCATCTGTAAAATAGGGCATACGAATATTTTAACTTGTCTCGTCtatgcaggtggaggtggagaagaAGGATTCAGATGAGGAGCCCATGGAGATGGTGGTAGAAAAGCAAGACGAACCAGAACCAGAAGCCGAAGCTGATCCAGAAGGCAAGCATGTTAGTCCCACCTTGGCTGACAAGATGGCTGAGGACCTGAAGCCGATGGATACAGACAAGGAGAGCTTGGCAGAATCCAAATCTCCAGAGGAGTCCATCCAGGAGGACTCAGGAAGTGATATCGCCCCCATGCAGACAGATGAGCAGCTCAAACAGGTGCCACATATAACTTTGAATGTTTGCCCTCAAGCTCATTGGCATACAGGATGTGCATCCACTTCAATTTAATGCAAAATTGTTTCCctagaaattaaaattattgCTCATTTGTTTATCCAGGATGTGTTTGTGCCTGGGCCCAATGAGAAGCCCCTGTTCACAGCAGAACCCCTCACACTGGAGGATCTGAGTTTGCTGGCTGAACTCTTCTACCTGCCGTATGAACATGGGCCCAAGGCCATGCAGATGTTAAAGGAATTCAACTGGCTGAGagccaacagcagcactgtcagTGTCAACTGTAAGGGCAAGGACCCTGAGAAGGTGGGTTCAAGCATTGCAGTGAACCAAttaaacaattaattaaaaagtaGATTAACATCCAACACTTGGAAAATGGTTGCATTTTTGACAGCAAACCTGTCCAGGCCTGGTGAAGATGTTaagcactgcaaaacaaaatggtgGATGTGTACTACCTATATTGCCCATTGGGTGGTGTGCTTATGACATGAGATGAAGCCTATTTTTTACCACAGAGCTTCATGTTGTATGATATTGTAGAAGGCACAGCTTTCTCTTTGTAGCCCCTTACAAAGAGTCAGTATTAGGATTTTACTGATAATTATCtttaaccacttttttttccaaatctcaTTTCCCATCACTCTTTTGTTCTGCAGGTCGCAGAATGGCAGTCCAGAGCAGAGAAGTTTGAGGAGATGTGCTGTTCAGTCATCCAGATGTTCACACGTCTGTCGAATTCAGCCAACCGAACCATCTTATATGACCTCTACCCTTACATCTGGGACATAAAGAGCATCATTTCTATGGTCAAGTCTTTTGTCCAGTGGCTAGGTATGTATGAGAGGGAACACATGGCCCTTAACTGACAGAGTAGCAGAGTAGTAGAATAGCAGTATTCTCATCTAATCTGGAAATACTGACCATAGTCTGTCTCAGAGGCATTTACACATTGATATCACCTTATCACTATTTTTTCTGAGATTCAGACTATATAAAGAACAAGCATTTTAATGACATCACTGGGATGCAAGGAAATAATCCACAAGCTCATTGTTTTGTAGTTTAAACAGTCACACATCATGCACAGTCTGCTTAACAGATGGTAGCAGCACTGATTATCAGTCTTGATTCGAGTAATATGCAGCCACTAACACCTCCAGTTTTAACTGACGGCATTCATTGAAGATCAGCTTAGAGCAAATCAGGCCTGATACATTGCCCATTACTAGTTCTGATTCTATTAATAGGCCTTTTGGTGACAAATTTGTTTAttgcttttggttttgttttggtttatttctTTGTCTGACTGAATGCCGCTTGCACTGCTAGCATTTCCATATGTAAGCCATAACAAGCTGCTCCATCATGGTGATATCTAAACTGGGTCTCTGTGTCAACTGTCCCAGCAGGGTTACTGCTGCTTGCTGTGTATCCAGTAACATCACTGCTGCAttcccacacagacacacttgcttccatctctctgtctgtggggATGGGCACCAGGGGGAACTCCCTGCCCCCCCCATGCCCTAGCGCGCACGCGAGCTTGGAGAGCAAGTTGACTGTCTGACTTTGGAAGGCCATTCTGGTGCATAAACCAAACATCTGAAGTGGTTGCTGCTCACCCAGCTGTTTTCACACGAACCATATGGCTATATATTGTAGTAACAGTTAAATGCCACAGCCTCACTGAGTAGCTTCTTAAAGAGGTTGTTGGTATGGTTGGAAATCCTCTGAATGATTTTCTCAAACTGTATGATGGTGAGCCTGCCATAAGAAAGGATAATATATCcacacccctctctctgtttctgtctcttactcccactctgtctctccttgaGTCACACTtaacatgcattcattcatccagGATCTCATGCAAATGGTGCACCATGATACAGTTTGAGTGACATTCAGTGTTGTGATAATATCTCCAGTTTTTTGGAGTGTTCTTTGACAGTGTAAAGCACCAGCATGGCCTGTAGGTTACTCCCTGTAACGCAGTTTCATTCACAGGTTTCTGTCTTGTCCGGCTATATGGTAAAGCTGAGGACTCTAGCCTACAGTACACAGCAGGCAGCATACCCACACTGGCAAACCACATCCAAACTGGATACCACTTGTGTAAGAAAGTGATTATAACCATTCTAGCAACAGTGGGGGGTTTTCCTTAAGCAGGAATCAAAGAAATTTGATGAATACCCCCATGAATATGCTTTAAATCCCTTCACAATTGCAGTGTCAAGAAACACTCAATGGTTTACCTCTGTGGCTGCAGGTTTTTACATCAGTccccctccatccatcttccCCTTTGTTGGAAGCTGTGCAGCCGGCACTTAGTCACAACCTCCCTGGTTTTTGTACTGAGAACACatactaatgattattttctacTGTTTTCTCCCTTCACTATGTACAGATGGAAGAATCCACAGTACAAGTTTCTACTGCTATTGGATCGACAGTGGCCGATGTATGCACAGTGCAGGCgttgtctctttcttttgttcatgtttgaattggatttgtttttatttaattacatCAGACTGATAAATGTAAATGATTGATTTGGAGGAAAGGAAGCAGCCCTCCGGATGAAGTCACATTTTGCGCAGCGATTTAGCTTGGAGTGATAAGTGTTAACTCctaaatttctctctctggcagCTTCTCTctaacttgttttttgtttctatcAG is a genomic window of Myripristis murdjan chromosome 15, fMyrMur1.1, whole genome shotgun sequence containing:
- the oga gene encoding protein O-GlcNAcase isoform X2, which encodes MVQKEKTLETSQVEGEPSPSPVSGEACAEAPGPVEEPSIGVEPTGHRKFISGVVEGFYGRPWTMEQRKELFRRQQKWGLNTYLYAPKDDYKHRMFWRELYSVEEAEQLMTLISAAKEHGIEFIYAISPGLDITFSNQKEVSTLKRKLDQVSHFGCKSFALLFDDIDHNMCPADKEVFSSFAHAQVSITNEIFQYLGEPETFLFCPTEYCGTFCYPSVSQSPYLHTVGEKLLPGIEVLWTGPKVVSKDITVESIEEVSKILRRAPVIWDNIHANDYDQKRLFLGPYKGRSTELIPRLKGVLTNPNCEFESNFVAIHTLATWYKSNMNGVRKDVVMTDGEDSTVSIQIKLENEGSDEELETDMLYSPQLALKLALTEWLGEFGVPHQYNSRQVPHSGAKNSAIDVTTLGAPSLCSSTTVTTVFQQPIMSPALPSLCPDPHSHPMAKRQQEVEEVEVEKKDSDEEPMEMVVEKQDEPEPEAEADPEGKHVSPTLADKMAEDLKPMDTDKESLAESKSPEESIQEDSGSDIAPMQTDEQLKQDVFVPGPNEKPLFTAEPLTLEDLSLLAELFYLPYEHGPKAMQMLKEFNWLRANSSTVSVNCKGKDPEKVAEWQSRAEKFEEMCCSVIQMFTRLSNSANRTILYDLYPYIWDIKSIISMVKSFVQWLGCRSQSSAQFLSGDQEPWAFRGGLAGEFQRLLPIDGANDLFYQPPPSMPTSKIYSIRPYFPKDEAAVYKICKEMYSEGMEGVPFPDQDPDLIGDRLVGGFLSLSPDYGFVLEDEEGICGYALGTVDVKPFIKKCKLSWIPFMQEKYHKPDCQKDLSEAEKMMLSFHEEEEGLPESFLSNFPSLIKVDIHAKVTDPSVAKSMMGCLLSSLKANGSHGAFCEVRQTDKRMLDFYSKLGCFEVAKMEGFPKDVIIMGRSL
- the oga gene encoding protein O-GlcNAcase isoform X1, encoding MVQKEKTLETSQVEGEPSPSPVSGEACAEAPGPVEEPSIGVEPTGHRKFISGVVEGFYGRPWTMEQRKELFRRQQKWGLNTYLYAPKDDYKHRMFWRELYSVEEAEQLMTLISAAKEHGIEFIYAISPGLDITFSNQKEVSTLKRKLDQVSHFGCKSFALLFDDIDHNMCPADKEVFSSFAHAQVSITNEIFQYLGEPETFLFCPTEYCGTFCYPSVSQSPYLHTVGEKLLPGIEVLWTGPKVVSKDITVESIEEVSKILRRAPVIWDNIHANDYDQKRLFLGPYKGRSTELIPRLKGVLTNPNCEFESNFVAIHTLATWYKSNMNGVRKDVVMTDGEDSTVSIQIKLENEGSDEELETDMLYSPQLALKLALTEWLGEFGVPHQYNSRQVPHSGAKNSAIDVTTLGAPSLCSSTTVTTVFQQPIMSPALPSLCPDPHSHPMAKRQQEVEEVEVEKKDSDEEPMEMVVEKQDEPEPEAEADPEGKHVSPTLADKMAEDLKPMDTDKESLAESKSPEESIQEDSGSDIAPMQTDEQLKQDVFVPGPNEKPLFTAEPLTLEDLSLLAELFYLPYEHGPKAMQMLKEFNWLRANSSTVSVNCKGKDPEKVAEWQSRAEKFEEMCCSVIQMFTRLSNSANRTILYDLYPYIWDIKSIISMVKSFVQWLDGRIHSTSFYCYWIDSGRWCRSQSSAQFLSGDQEPWAFRGGLAGEFQRLLPIDGANDLFYQPPPSMPTSKIYSIRPYFPKDEAAVYKICKEMYSEGMEGVPFPDQDPDLIGDRLVGGFLSLSPDYGFVLEDEEGICGYALGTVDVKPFIKKCKLSWIPFMQEKYHKPDCQKDLSEAEKMMLSFHEEEEGLPESFLSNFPSLIKVDIHAKVTDPSVAKSMMGCLLSSLKANGSHGAFCEVRQTDKRMLDFYSKLGCFEVAKMEGFPKDVIIMGRSL